Genomic segment of Limisphaerales bacterium:
GCCGGTCGTAAGGAAGTGAATGACGATTGCCTCGGCAGTCGGCTGCCGGAAGAGCCGTTGCTCACCACCAAAGGCGTGGCGGTCGTCATTGCCGATGGCGTCAGCGCCGCCGAAGCGGGCAAGGAGGCAAGCGAGATTGCGGTGCAGAATTTTTTGACCGATTATTACGACACGCCGGATGAGTGGACGGTAAAAACGGCCGGGCACCGGGTGATTACCGCGGTCAACCGCTGGCTCTTCAGCTTGGGCCGCGGCTTCACGCACGCGCAACGCGGCTATGTGACGACGCTCTCCACGCTGATCATTAAATCGCACACGGCGCACATTTTCCACATCGGCGATACCCGCATCTGGCGCTGGCGCGAAGGCAAGCTTCAGCAGCTTACCCACGACCACGCCCTGCGCCTGAATGATACGGACACTCAATTGACGCGCGCCGCGGGGCTCGATCCAAAACTGGATGTGGATTACCACGCCGTGGATGTCCGGCAGGGCGATGCGTTTCTCCTCACCACCGACGGCGTGCACGAGTATCAGGCGCCCGAAGAACTTTCCGACACTCTCCGTTCCCAAAACGGCAACTTGGACCGGGTCTGTGAACACATGGTCTCCCGTTCACTGGCCAACGCCAGCCCGGATAACCTGAGCTGCCAACTGCTTCGCATCGATCATCTTCCCGATGAGGAGGACGCTGCCGAACTCAGTCGCGAGCTTCGGCAGCGTCCCTTCCCGCCCGATCTGGCCCCGGGCATGCGCATGGATGGCTTTGAGATTGAAGCGGAAATTGACGCCAGCAAGCGGAGCCAAATCTACCGAGCACACAACCGCGACACCGGCCACCGGATCATTCTGAAAACGCCCTCGGTGAATTACGAG
This window contains:
- a CDS encoding bifunctional protein-serine/threonine kinase/phosphatase, producing the protein MHLKSHIQVTYGQASEAGRKEVNDDCLGSRLPEEPLLTTKGVAVVIADGVSAAEAGKEASEIAVQNFLTDYYDTPDEWTVKTAGHRVITAVNRWLFSLGRGFTHAQRGYVTTLSTLIIKSHTAHIFHIGDTRIWRWREGKLQQLTHDHALRLNDTDTQLTRAAGLDPKLDVDYHAVDVRQGDAFLLTTDGVHEYQAPEELSDTLRSQNGNLDRVCEHMVSRSLANASPDNLSCQLLRIDHLPDEEDAAELSRELRQRPFPPDLAPGMRMDGFEIEAEIDASKRSQIYRAHNRDTGHRIILKTPSVNYEDDDAYLERFIMEQWIARRIDNPHVVKATRLEHEPTFLYNAFEHVNGPTLSQWMAANPQPEIREVQFILRGLIRGLNALHRREVIHRDLKPGNVVLNEKGEAVIIDFGACYVAGIDEITAPIERDHVLGTVDFTAPEIRLGRRPDARSDQFSLGILAYQMLTGHHPYGAALEKAQSLRDFSLLEYRPSYEHNPLIPPWVDGALRKACAIDPKNRYEALSEFEYDLTHPNDKYLLTQPLAKVANRSLTAWKILAGVLLALVVALLILLMNR